Sequence from the Phosphitispora fastidiosa genome:
TCAGTATAATGCACCTGAAGGAGGACACCGAATCAAGACAGCAGGAGGCACACTTGAAGTTGGCTCTGTGATGCCCTGTGAGACCTGTCACTCCCTGCACGGTTCTGCTAACAATAATAAGTATTCTCTAAAAGATAATCTTGGTGTTAGCCTGGGAGATGGCAGGAATGAATGCCTGGCATGCCACCAAGACGGTAAAACGGTGGTCGGAATAGCCATGTCCCCTCCGCCCCAAAAAGTAGGGGGACACCGCCAGAGCAGCAGGGCAGCATGCCTCAATTGTCACGGCAGCCCGCACAATTTAAATTAATGAAGTTATTCAATAATTGTGTTCATGACGGGCATAATAAATTTTGATAAATGTTTGTTCCGTTATTGCCATACTTTTGCCACAAAATAGTGATAATATTGACAGGAAGGGTTGTAAACTACGCTGAGCAATAGTATAATTTTGAAGGAAAAATAAGGTTTCAGGCGAATTTAAGAAAGTGAGGTTATTGTTGCTTTAAGCACGTCTGGACTACCGACCATGAAGGAGGATTATCATTAATGCCCGAAAACAGGAAAAAAGATGCAACCGGAACCGAAGAAAGAAATCTCCTGACAGGCAAAGAGGGTGGCTCAGAAGCTGACAGGAACATAATCGACGTAGTCTGGAACTTTCTCAGTTCCATGAAGCTGGGGATTATTCTCCTGCTGGTGTTAGCTGCGGCTTCAATTATCGGGACTATCTGGGTACCCAGGGATATGTATGGCCAGCCTGATTACCTTAAGTTTTATAACCACCCGGTGTTTAATATTATTCTGGCCCTGCTGGCGCTCAATATCCTGGTTTGCAGCATCAATAGGTGGAGATTAATCAAAAGTACCCTGAGTGGTCCGAGTGTTGCCGCTGCCGAAAACGTTGTTAAAAAGTCGGGGGAAGCCCTTAAGATTAAGGCAGATCCCGCTCAGGCGGCGGAGAAAGTCAGAGATTTGCTTAAAAGAAAAGGATATCGTATTTTTTCGAGCCAGGAAGGTGATGCAATTAAGATAGCATCAGATAAAGGGCATTTGGGCATCCTGGGGCCTTACCTGACTCACCTGAGCTTTTTTATTATGATAGTTGCTATTGTGGTTAAATTCAGTGGTTTGGTGGGCTTTGACGGCCAATTCGCCGGCTGGGAAGGGGAAACCTACAGCCTGGGTGATGTTCAGGGCATCCAAAATGTTGACTATGACGATTATTTTGATATCAGGGTGAACAGTTTCCGGACAGAATACCGGCCGGACGGTCATGAGATAAAACAGTGGTTCAGTGATGTGACGGTAATTGACGGGGATAAGGAAACTGATTTCAGCATCTTCGTGAATCAACCTCTCGTTTATAATGGAATCAAGTTTTACCAGTCATCTTACGGTCATCAATATGTTGGGAAATATTCCCATAATCCTGAGGATACTCATGAGTTTACTATAGGCCAGGGAGGGCAGGATTATCTTTGGGATGAAGAGACCAATCTGGCATTTGTGCCAACCGGCTTCGAGGATGGGACTAAAAGGGTCAAGCTGCAGATATATAAGGGACAGCAAATTGTTGATGAAGTTGATGCAGTGTTGAACCAGCCGGTTAAATATGAAAATGTGGAAGTTGTTTTTGAAGGGGTTAGGAGCTATACTGTGCTCTCAGCCAAGAAAGACCCCGGAGTTCCTATTATAGGCGCCGGTTCTATTCTGCTGATTGTGGGAGTTGTTATTTCTTTTATCCTCAGGCAGAGAAAAATTTGGTCCATTATCAGGCCTGATGCCAAGGGAGCCCTGGTTCAGATTGGCGGCATATCAGCAAAGGATAAGCGCGGTCTGGACAGCGACCTTGAAGAAATAACGGCAGCTCTGAAGAAGTAGCCGGAGTTCCTAAGAGAACTTCAGGAGCCAACTAATATAAGGGGTGAAATTAATGGACCTGGTTACACTGGAACAGCAATCGTTTACGGCGACATTTATTGCTTATGGAGTGGCATCACTGATTTACGTAATATACCTGGGGTATAAAAATGAAAGTTTTGCCCGCCTGGGAACTATTGCTACTATAATCGGTTTAATTACTAATACAGCATTTCTTATTCTAAGATGGAAGATAAGCGGCCATGCACCTTTTGTCAACGGGTATGAGTTCCTCCTCTCTTTTACATGGGGGATTGCCGTGATTTACCTGTTTGCTGAATGGCGCTACCGGACAAAAATAATCGGGGCTTTTGTAATGCCCATTGCTTGGTTTCTCCTGGCCTGGGTAGCTATGAAAATGCCGCAACAGGCAAGGTATGCAGGCAACCTGATGCCGGCGCTCCAAAGCAACTGGCTGACCATTCATGTGGCTACTGCCATGGTATCATACGGAGCATTTGCCCTTTCCTGCGGAACCAGTATTATGTACATTGTTAAGAAGGTACTGGAAGATAATAATTCCAAAAGCAGCTTCAATAAGCGCTTGCCTTCACTTGACGTCCTGGATGATATGAGCTATAAGGCCATTGCTATCGGGTTTCCCCTCTTGTCAGCTGTAATTATAACCGGGGCCATATGGGCTGAATTTGCCTGGGGCCGTTACTGGAGCTGGGACCCCAAAGAGACATGGTCCCTGATCACTTGGCTAGTTTATGCCGCCTACCTGCATGCCCGCTTTACTTACGGGTGGCGGGGCAATAAGGCAGCCTGGATGTCTGTGCTGGGATTTGCCTTTGTCCTGTTTACCTTCTTTGGAGTAAACTATTTCCTGTCAGGGCTTCACGCTTATGGAGGGCTCTAAGATATAGTTTCAGGAAATTAACAAGCCATGGCAATCCCATGGCTTGCTGATGTTTGTAGTTTGTGCCGGGGATAACTTGGAAAAGATTTTCCCTTGGTTAGTGTGCGCCTTTGCGTTATAATAAGAACTGTGGTTTTTGGTTGCAGGAATATTTGACACAGTAGAGAATATATACACAATACTTTCGGCAAAAGGCTGTTTAGGGAAGTGGTTTGGTTGCTTAATTATTATCCCGTATATTTGAAGCTTGATGGCAAAAAGTGTCTTGTGGTGGGCGGCGGTAAGGTAGCTGAGCGAAAAGTCAGGAGCATTTTGGAGGCAGGTGCCAGGGTATATGTTGTCAGCCCGGTACTTACCAATTGGCTTGAAGAGGCTGCTGCAATGGGCACAGTTACAGTAATAAGAAGAAATTATACTACAACTGACCTGGAAAATGCTTTCCTGGTTATTGGCGCTACCGATGCCCCTGTTATTAACAGCAGGGTTGCCCGTGACTGTCATGACCGGAATATCCTGGTGAATATAGTTGACAGTCCTGCAGACTGCAATTTTATTGTCCCTTCAGTTTTCCGGCAGGGATCTTTGAGTATCAGTATTTCCACCGATGGTAAAAGCCCGATGCTGGCCCGCCGCATCAGGGAAGAGCTGGAGATGGAATTCGGGCCCGAATATCACGAATTTCTTGAGTTGATGTGTGAAATAAGAGAGCACATTATAAGGACTGTTCCTGATGAGGAACAGCGCCGGGATATGTTTAAAGAGCTTGTTTATTCAGATATTATTCAATTGCTGAAAGATGGTCAGCGTGAAAAAGTGAAGGAGCGGATAAGTTATGTACTTGGTAACAGTTGGACTCAATCATAGGACTGCGCCGGTGGAAATCCGTGAAAAACTCAGCTTTACCGAGGATTCGCTGCCTAAGCATCTGGACAAGCTGACATCCAGCGGGATAGTCCGCGGTTGTGTTATTCTGTCTACCTGTAATCGCACCGAGATTTATGCTGCCGTTCTGGATGTTGATAAAGGACTGACCAGGATAAGGGAACATCTTGCCAAATGCTGCCGCAGTGAACATAGTGAACTGAAGAACTATCTCTATACCTACACATTGTTTGATGTCATCCCTCACTTGTTTAGAGTTGTCTCCGGACTTGATTCCATGATTCTCGGAGAGACCCAGATTTTGGGACAGGTTAAAACTGCCTACCAGGTGGCATGTGAACACGGCGCCACCAATAGGGTTCTGAATACTCTTTTTCGTCAGGCAATTACTGTAGGCAAGAAAGTCAGGACTGAAACCATGATTGACCGGAATGCCGTATCTATCAGTTATGCGGCTGTTGAGCTGGCCCGGCAGATTTTTGAAGGACTGGACGGGAGAACAGTGATGGTTATAGGGGCTGGCAAGATGAGTGAACTGACAGCCAAGCATCTTGTGGCCAATGGAGTGGAGAGTGTTATCGTTTCCAATCGTTCTGCTGTTAAGGCTGAGGCTCTGGCAAAACAATTTGGCGGCAGGGCGGTACGGTTTGATGAACTCATTGACCATATGGCTGCCGCAGATATTGTAATAACGGCGACAGCCGCACCCCATTGTATTTTAGAAAAGCCTGAACTGGTAAAGGTTATGGAAATGAGAAATGGAAAGAAAATTTTTATCATAGATATCGCGGTTCCCCGGGATGTTGACCCTGCTGTGGCTGAAATTCCGGGGGTAAACCTTTTTGATATTGATGAACTGCAGCATGTTGTTGACAGTAACCTGGAACAGAGGAAGAAGGAAGCCCATAAAGCTGAAAAGATTATTAAAGAGGAAATTAACGAGTTCTGGAAATGGCTGAGCATGCAGTTTGTTACCCCTACCATTGCTGCACTGAAGAAGCGCGGTGAGGAAATCAGGCAGAAAGAAATGCAGAAGGCTTATAACCGTCTGGGTAACCTTACAGATCGGGAGAAAAAGATCATCAGTTCCATGACAAACTCTATTGTCAACCAATTGCTGCATGATCCGGTAATGGAACTGAAAAAATATGCCCTGACCAAACAGGGGCATCTGTATACTGAAATCCTGCAGAATCTGTTTAACCTTGATGTCCCTAATGAGAAGAAGTTTGCTGCAGAAAGGCCGGAAGAATGTCCTCTTGATGCTGAGAGCAATTCCGGAGGACATCCGGGAGGACATCCGGGAGGACACCCCGGAGAACATCCCGGAGAACACCCGATGCGTAATCATGCAGTGGGCATTGAATAAGACAGGGAATTTTGAAGTGAATGACTTTAAAATATATGGCAGTTGATTTGGAGGTAGGATCATGGCAAGGGAAATTATAGTCGGCACCAGAGACAGCGCACTGGCGATGTGGCAGACAAACTGGGTTGTGGATAGCCTCAGGAAGCATAATCCAGATTACTCCTTCCGGATTGTAAGCCTGAAAACTCAGGGGGACAAGATTCTTGATGTGGCCCTGGCAAAGATCGGTGATAAGGGCCTGTTTACCAAGGAACTTGAAGT
This genomic interval carries:
- a CDS encoding cytochrome c biogenesis protein ResB, whose protein sequence is MPENRKKDATGTEERNLLTGKEGGSEADRNIIDVVWNFLSSMKLGIILLLVLAAASIIGTIWVPRDMYGQPDYLKFYNHPVFNIILALLALNILVCSINRWRLIKSTLSGPSVAAAENVVKKSGEALKIKADPAQAAEKVRDLLKRKGYRIFSSQEGDAIKIASDKGHLGILGPYLTHLSFFIMIVAIVVKFSGLVGFDGQFAGWEGETYSLGDVQGIQNVDYDDYFDIRVNSFRTEYRPDGHEIKQWFSDVTVIDGDKETDFSIFVNQPLVYNGIKFYQSSYGHQYVGKYSHNPEDTHEFTIGQGGQDYLWDEETNLAFVPTGFEDGTKRVKLQIYKGQQIVDEVDAVLNQPVKYENVEVVFEGVRSYTVLSAKKDPGVPIIGAGSILLIVGVVISFILRQRKIWSIIRPDAKGALVQIGGISAKDKRGLDSDLEEITAALKK
- the ccsB gene encoding c-type cytochrome biogenesis protein CcsB, which produces MDLVTLEQQSFTATFIAYGVASLIYVIYLGYKNESFARLGTIATIIGLITNTAFLILRWKISGHAPFVNGYEFLLSFTWGIAVIYLFAEWRYRTKIIGAFVMPIAWFLLAWVAMKMPQQARYAGNLMPALQSNWLTIHVATAMVSYGAFALSCGTSIMYIVKKVLEDNNSKSSFNKRLPSLDVLDDMSYKAIAIGFPLLSAVIITGAIWAEFAWGRYWSWDPKETWSLITWLVYAAYLHARFTYGWRGNKAAWMSVLGFAFVLFTFFGVNYFLSGLHAYGGL
- the hemA gene encoding glutamyl-tRNA reductase, which translates into the protein MYLVTVGLNHRTAPVEIREKLSFTEDSLPKHLDKLTSSGIVRGCVILSTCNRTEIYAAVLDVDKGLTRIREHLAKCCRSEHSELKNYLYTYTLFDVIPHLFRVVSGLDSMILGETQILGQVKTAYQVACEHGATNRVLNTLFRQAITVGKKVRTETMIDRNAVSISYAAVELARQIFEGLDGRTVMVIGAGKMSELTAKHLVANGVESVIVSNRSAVKAEALAKQFGGRAVRFDELIDHMAAADIVITATAAPHCILEKPELVKVMEMRNGKKIFIIDIAVPRDVDPAVAEIPGVNLFDIDELQHVVDSNLEQRKKEAHKAEKIIKEEINEFWKWLSMQFVTPTIAALKKRGEEIRQKEMQKAYNRLGNLTDREKKIISSMTNSIVNQLLHDPVMELKKYALTKQGHLYTEILQNLFNLDVPNEKKFAAERPEECPLDAESNSGGHPGGHPGGHPGEHPGEHPMRNHAVGIE
- a CDS encoding precorrin-2 dehydrogenase/sirohydrochlorin ferrochelatase family protein; amino-acid sequence: MLNYYPVYLKLDGKKCLVVGGGKVAERKVRSILEAGARVYVVSPVLTNWLEEAAAMGTVTVIRRNYTTTDLENAFLVIGATDAPVINSRVARDCHDRNILVNIVDSPADCNFIVPSVFRQGSLSISISTDGKSPMLARRIREELEMEFGPEYHEFLELMCEIREHIIRTVPDEEQRRDMFKELVYSDIIQLLKDGQREKVKERISYVLGNSWTQS